Within the Gemmatimonadetes bacterium SCN 70-22 genome, the region ATCACCGTGTGCGGAAGCACGGCGTGCAGCGCCTGGGGGAGCCCGGCCAGACCGTCGATGAGCGCGATGAGGATGTCGGCCACCCCGCGGCTCTGCAGTTCGCTGAAGACGCGGTGCCAGAACGCGTCGCCTTCGGTCTGCACGATCCAGAAGCCGAGGACCTCCCGTGTCCCGTCCGGCTGGACGCCTAACGCGAGGTAGACCGTCTTGTTCTGGTGACCTGCTCCCCAAAGCGGGACCACTACGAAGTGCAGGCCGGGGACTGGGGTGAACGGGTGAAGGTGCGCGAGTATTCGTTCGGGGTCAATTGCTGCAGGGAGCAATGCGGACGCACGGTGTTGTAGTCGTCCTGCCACGCGGAGATGATGTCTCGGGCATCGTGCAGATTCGTGAACCAGTGTTGGTCCAGGCATTCGGCGCGGATCTTGTCGTGCAAACTCTCGACGTAGGCGTTGTCGACGGGCTTCCCGGGGCGGATGAAGGCGAGTTGCACCTGGCGTGCATACGCCCACGCATCGAGCGCGCGGGCGACGAACTCGCGGCCGTTATCGACCGTGATCGCGCGGGGCGTGCCGCGCAGGCTGGTGACGTCGTCGAGGACGCGCACCACTCGAGCGGCGGGCAGCGACGTGTCGGCTTCCAAGGCGAGGCATTCTCGCGTGAACGTGTCGATGAGGCTGAGTACGCGAAAGCGGCGACCGGTCGTGCACTGATCGCTGATGAAGTCCATCGCCCAGACCTGATTCGGCTGGATGGCGACGGGACGGGGCACCCGAGCGAGCGAGACCTGTTTCCGCTTCCGCCGTCTGACCTGCAACCCCGTACTGCGATAGACACGGCGCACGCGCTTGTGATTCACCTGCCAGCCGTCGCGGGCCAGCAAAACGTGCAGCCGGCGATAGCCCCAGCGCGGTCGCTCGGCGGCCTTCTCGCGCAACGCGTCCGCCAAGGCGCCATCACTGGGCCGGGTGCTCTGGTGATACCAGCGCGAGCGCACCCGGTGCACGAGCTCGCACGCGCGACGGGTGCTCACGGGATACGTGGCCTTGAGATGGGTGACGGCCGTCCGTCGCTGTGCCGGCGTCACCACTTTCGTCCCACCACGTCTTTCAGCATCGAGTTGTCGAGGCTGAGCTCGGCCACGAGGCGCTTGAGGCGCGTGTTCTCGTCCTCGAGGGCCTTGAGCCGTTTCACCTGGGGCAGGCCGATCCCGCTGTACTTTGCCTTCCAGCGGTAGAACGTGGTCTCCGTGATACCGTGCTTGCGCACCACCAGGCGGGCGTTGTCACTGCCCGCCGCCTCCTTCAGGATCGCGACGATCTGCTCTTCCGTGAAGCGCTTCCGCTTCATGTGGGCCTCCTCCGGCACCGGGCCTGGCTCGTGCCCCTAACCTACCACTCGGTCCCGTTCTCGGGGCGCAGGTCACCACTACTGCGATCCGCACCCGCGTTCACCTGCAGCAAGCGTCGTTAGGCTGAGGCGCGCCAGAACTAGCGCACCCAACCACGTGTGAGAAGAAGATCTCTACCCCTGCGCGTTGGCGTGAGCATCGTGCCGTGCATGTAGTTCTGATGCAACGTCACCAGCTTCTCCCTCTCGAGCCGTTCGATTGCGCGGTCCAGCCGGAGAGCCGCAACGCCCGACTCGCGCGCTAGTGTGCTGACACTAACTCTGCCGCCGTCGTAACGCGCGAGAGCCTGCATTGCCCAGGACTCAACCTCGTCCAGTTCGGGCAAGGAATCCGTCGCTGTCTCAGCGTCGGCGAGTGCCCGGCGAATCCATACGACAAGACCCGCGACACCAACCGCTGCCGCGATTGCGAGAATACACGCCCAGACGGGGACCGCAAGCTCAATGCGATACGCTAGAAGGTTCCACAGCGCTCTGACTGCCAGTGCCCCGAAATCCCAACCTTGCGGAACAACCCCGCTCACCTTGCCGAGTCCTGCGAGGATTAGTCCGCCGAGGACGGTCGCGACGGTACCGTCACGGACTGGATGTTCGCTTTTCATCTCCGAGGGTGCAAGGAGACCGTGACTTCAGTCTAACGTCTGGGTTCACGTGCAGCCGAAGGTAATAGTGCGAGCGGAGCGAGCACACCATAGCCCGGCTATCTGGTGCAATCTCATGTTAGGCGGGCTCTTGGCCTATGCGTGCCTTGACGTGCTCCGCGCTGACACTGATGGAGCCGGTCGCTGGCTCTCTAGTAACCACGCGAAGCACGCCGTCCGCAACCCCCGCCTCCGCAATCGTTGTCGCCACTTCCCCGTGGACTACCGTGCGTGAGACGACTGGTGCCAGCTCGGCAATGGTGTCGATGCCGATTACGAGACGAGTGAGAGTACCGACCTCACCGTTCGGCCCTCGCACGATGCAAGGAAAGGGCGGTTCGTAGATCGCATGAAAACTGCCCGACCCCGCAGGAGCATGATCAAGCAGTGTGCTTCGGACTTCGGGGCTGTCGGATACCTGGCTGAGAATTGCGCCAACGCGGGCCTCGGCGTCGCCGTCCTTCTGCATCAAGACGGTCTCCTTTGTCGCTGGCCACCTGACCAAGGTGCCATCGTCTAGTCTCACATCGACCACAGGATCGAAGCTCGGTCGTAGGAGTTTGACTGAACCCCCGATAAGCTGGCGTGCCAGCGAGGCCCATGGAGCACGATCGATCCCCCCCGGGACGATCGTCTCGATCCCGAGTGCCCGCGCCTTCGTGATCGCGCTGTTGGAGAATCCGGTCGACGACCAGAGCACCAGCTTTGATGTCGGAAGGTCGTCATGCTTCTGAGCCATGGCTTCAACCCACGTCACATCTGCGGCACGACCGCGATCGCGAACCTCGATACTGATGACAATGGGATAGCCACCCACGAGTGCCTCGGCGACAACGTCTACCTCCCGCTGCTCGCCCGTGCGCGCGTCCGTGAGGGATCGCGATTCTTCAACGGTCCATCCGGGGCCGAGGTCTTTGTGAACGGCAGCAACGAGCCGTTGAAACATGTTCGAGCGAGCTGGCATTTTAGCTCCGCCTAACGCCAGTTAGGCCTTCCCAGATAATCCAACCAAGAGCTGCACTCCAGCACTATCCGCCACCCCAATGCGCGCATAACACCACTCCAGCTCGATCCACACTCCACCCACATCTCCCTGCAAGCGAACAACTTGGCCCTCCAACCGCATTCGCCCGCACCCGCGCTATCCTCGCATCTTCACTCGGATAATCACAATAGCCCCTGCAGACAGACAACACGGGGCCCCCAGCTCTCCCCGGGGGCCCCGCTCAACATCTCACCTTATCCCCCCCCGCCCCACCCCCCTCACCCCATCAGATAGCTATCACCCACATTCACTAAACCCACACACATGACACTTCACACACCCCTCAGCAAACTCCAGCTGTGACCCACAATCCGGACAAGTCCCAATAAAGCTCTGCGCCATCTGCTCATTGAGCGAAGCAAACGCCAACTGCTCCCCCGAATCCCCAGGCGCCACATGCGCCACCGTCACCTGCCCGACCACCGGCGCCGAGCCAACCGGCGTCTGCCGAATCAGCTCCTGCTGAACCCCCTGCTGCGCCTGGAACCAGTCGTGCAACGCGATCCCGATCGCATCCGGCACCGAGAGAATCTTGTTCGGCCCGAGCCCGACCGCCCGATCCGACGAGATCCCGCGCAGCTGCCGGTGCACCTCCATCAGCGGCACCCCGGAACGCAGCGCCAGCGAGATCAACCGCCCCATCGCCTCGGCGTCGGCCATGGCGCTCCCGCCGGCCTTGCCTAACGTGATGAAGACCTCGAACGGCTGCCCCTTCTCGTCCTCGGTGATGTGCACGTACATCGTCCCCAGCGGCGTCTCCTTGCGGATGGACGTCGACTTGAGACGGTCGGGGCGCGAGCGCTTCATCCGGCGCTGCAGGTTCTCGCTCTCCACCTCGAACAGGTTCTTCTTCAACCGCTCGATCTCGGCGTTGAGCTCGGCGATGGTCCCCTGCAGCTCGCCGATCTGGCGCTTCTCCGCCGGCGTCTCCTTCCCCTCGCGCGCGGCCTTGGCGGTGTCGGTGGCCCCGGTGCTCAACACCTGGTTGTCACGCGACCCGTCACGGTACACGGTCACCCCCTTGCACTTCATGTCGTACGCCAGCTCGTAGATGGCGCGGACGTCGTCCTTGCTGGCGGTGTACGCGAAGTTGGTGGTCTTGGAGATGGCCGAGTCGGTGTGCAGCTGGAACGCCGCCTGCATGCGCACGTGCATCTCGGGGGCGATCTCGTTGGCGGTCACGAACACCTGCTGCCAACGCTCGGGGACCTCGGGCTGCTTGACGCTCCCGGACTTGGCGATGCGCTCCATGAGCTGGTCGCTGTACCACCCCTCCTTCCTCGCCACGGCGACGAAGTCCTCGTTGACGTCGGGCAT harbors:
- a CDS encoding transposase gives rise to the protein MKRKRFTEEQIVAILKEAAGSDNARLVVRKHGITETTFYRWKAKYSGIGLPQVKRLKALEDENTRLKRLVAELSLDNSMLKDVVGRKW